The Triplophysa rosa linkage group LG25, Trosa_1v2, whole genome shotgun sequence genome window below encodes:
- the nicn1 gene encoding nicolin-1 isoform X2, translated as MSVEPVSCTIKSPVALQIGDTVSDLSRPGVYITDITLAEPVNIQEISFKNYYTAYLTVRVQQREDGSVKWVTCLRNHCLMANPHAEAGSHDYFSIYRQQDTEWDVPAWLSTLTPVETSLDLKGLPDPETVSSSIQQMWALTEIMQASQNAASIGRFDVDGSYDVKLLSYM; from the exons ATGAGTGTGGAACCAGTTAGCTGCACTATAAAGTCACCCGTCGCTCTGCAGATCGGAGACACTGTATCTGATTTATCACGTCCAGGCGTCTATATAACAGACATCACCCTTGCAGAACCCGTGAAT ATTCAGGAAATCTCTTTCAAGAACTACTACACGGCGTATCTGACGGTCCGTGTTCAGCAGAGGGAGGACGGATCTGTTAAATGGGTCACCTGTCTGAGAAATCACTGCCTCATGGCCAACCCGCACGCCGAGGCAGGATCACATGACTATTTCTCCATCTACAGACAGCAG GACACAGAATGGGATGTTCCTGCCTGGTTATCCACTCTCACGCCTGTAGAGACATCTCTCGATTTGAAG GGGCTTCCGGACCCAGAAACGGTTTCCTCCAGTATTCAGCAGATGTGGGCGCTCACCGAGATCATGCAGGCGAGCCAGAACGCAGCTTCCATTGGACGCTTTGAC GTCGATGGCTCTTATGATGTCAAATTACTGTCGTATATGTAA
- the nicn1 gene encoding nicolin-1 isoform X1 — protein sequence MSVEPVSCTIKSPVALQIGDTVSDLSRPGVYITDITLAEPVNIQEISFKNYYTAYLTVRVQQREDGSVKWVTCLRNHCLMANPHAEAGSHDYFSIYRQQMSAKPDNVMTVRLILRQPSSEWLSFNIEEINIYPCVKEDTEWDVPAWLSTLTPVETSLDLKGLPDPETVSSSIQQMWALTEIMQASQNAASIGRFDVDGSYDVKLLSYM from the exons ATGAGTGTGGAACCAGTTAGCTGCACTATAAAGTCACCCGTCGCTCTGCAGATCGGAGACACTGTATCTGATTTATCACGTCCAGGCGTCTATATAACAGACATCACCCTTGCAGAACCCGTGAAT ATTCAGGAAATCTCTTTCAAGAACTACTACACGGCGTATCTGACGGTCCGTGTTCAGCAGAGGGAGGACGGATCTGTTAAATGGGTCACCTGTCTGAGAAATCACTGCCTCATGGCCAACCCGCACGCCGAGGCAGGATCACATGACTATTTCTCCATCTACAGACAGCAG ATGTCGGCCAAACCTGATAATGTGATGACAGTTCGACTCATCCTTCGACAGCCCTCTTCAGAATGGCTTAGTTTTAACATTGAGGAGATTAACATTTATCCATGTgttaaagag GACACAGAATGGGATGTTCCTGCCTGGTTATCCACTCTCACGCCTGTAGAGACATCTCTCGATTTGAAG GGGCTTCCGGACCCAGAAACGGTTTCCTCCAGTATTCAGCAGATGTGGGCGCTCACCGAGATCATGCAGGCGAGCCAGAACGCAGCTTCCATTGGACGCTTTGAC GTCGATGGCTCTTATGATGTCAAATTACTGTCGTATATGTAA